From one Syngnathoides biaculeatus isolate LvHL_M chromosome 12, ASM1980259v1, whole genome shotgun sequence genomic stretch:
- the klhl31 gene encoding kelch-like protein 31 — protein sequence MAPKKNKTAKKNKGDINEMTIMVEDSPVNKINGLNTLLEGGNGFSCISTEVTDSVYAPNLLEELSVMRHDTFLCDLTVATKSKSFDVHKVIMASCSEYVRNILKKDSKLQKIELNDLSPVGLATSITYAYSGKLTLSLYSIGSTIAAARLLQIGTLVKMCSDFLIQELSVENCMYVVNIADAYNLKETKEAAQKYMRENFMEFSEMDQFLKLTYDQISDFLSDDSLQLPSEVTAFQIAMKWLDFDEKRLKYASDLLTHIRFGTISAQDLVNHIQSVPRMMVDHECHRLLVDAMNYHLLPYQQNILQSRRTKVRGGLKVILTVGGRPALTEKSLSKDVLYRDIDNVWNRLTEMPAKSFNQCVAMLDGFLYVAGGEDQNDARNQAKHAVSNFCRYDPRFNTWIHLNNMIQKRTHFSLSTFNGLLFAIGGRNADGVQASMECYVPSSNQWQMKASMDVPRCCHASSVIEGKILVSGGYINNAYSRAVCSYDPSTDCWQDKSSLSSPRGWHCAATVGDRAYAIGGSQLGGRGERVDVLAVECYSPHSGQWSYCAPLHTGVSTAGIAVLNNKLYLLGGWNEGEKKYKKCIQVYNADLNEWTEDDELPEATVGISCCVVTIPNRKTSRESRASSVSSAPVSI from the exons ATGGCCCCCAAAAAGAACAAGACGGCCAAGAAAAATAAAGGAGACATAAATGAGATGACAATCATGGTTGAGGACAGCCCTGTCAACAAGATCAACGGGCTGAACACACTGTTGGAGGGAGGAAATGGCTTCAGCTGTATTTCAACTGAGGTTACAGATTCTGTGTATGCCCCCAACCTTCTAGAGGAACTGAGCGTTATGCGGCATGACACTTTTCTCTGCGATCTAACAGTTGCTACAAAGTCAAAGTCTTTTGATGTCCACAAGGTCATCATGGCCTCTTGCAGCGAATACGTTCGTAACATCCTGAAAAAGGATTCTAAACTACAGAAGATTGAACTGAATGACCTCTCCCCTGTGGGCCTTGCCACAAGCATCACATACGCGTACTCTGGAAAGCTCACTTTGTCGCTCTACAGTATTGGCAGCACCATCGCAGCAGCGAGGCTCCTGCAGATCGGCACCCTTGTGAAGATGTGCAGTGACTTCCTCATCCAGGAACTCAGTGTTGAGAATTGCATGTATGTGGTCAACATTGCAGATGCCTACAATCTTAAAGAAACCAAAGAGGCGGCGCAGAAGTACATGCGGGAGAACTTCATGGAGTTCTCCGAGATGGACCAATTCCTGAAGCTTACCTACGACCAGATCAGCGACTTTCTTTCGGATGATTCTCTTCAGCTTCCCTCCGAGGTCACAGCCTTCCAGATTGCCATGAAATGGTTGGACTTTGATGAGAAGAGGTTGAAGTATGCCTCAGATCTCCTCACTCATATCCGTTTCGGCACAATCTCTGCCCAAGACCTGGTTAACCATATCCAGAGTGTGCCGAGAATGATGGTAGACCatgagtgccaccgtctcctCGTTGATGCCATGAACTATCACCTCCTGCCATACCAACAGAATATCCTTCAGTCTCGTAGAACAAAAGTGCGTGGTGGCCTCAAGGTGATACTCACGGTCGGAGGACGGCCCGCCTTGACAGAGAAATCTCTCAGCAAGGACGTCCTCTACAGAGACATCGACAATGTGTGGAATCGGTTGACAGAAATGCCAGCAAAGAGCTTTAATCAGTGTGTGGCAATGTTGGATGGCTTCTTGTATGTGGCGGGAGGCGAGGACCAGAATGATGCAAGGAACCAGGCCAAACATGCCGTCAGCAACTTCTGCAG GTATGATCCCCGCTTCAACACCTGGATTCATCTGAACAACATGATCCAAAAACGAACGCACTTCAGTCTCAGCACCTTCAATGGTCTTTTGTTTGCCATTGGCGGGCGCAACGCTGACGGTGTTCAGGCATCAATGGAGTGCTACGTGCCGTCTTCCAACCAGTGGCAGATGAAGGCATCCATGGATGTGCCCCGCTGCTGTCACGCCAGCTCAGTCATTGAAGGAAAGATCCTCGTTTCTGGAGGTTACATCAACAACGCCTACTCCAGAGCCGTGTGCTCCTATGACCCATCCACCGACTGCTGGCAGGATAAGAGCAGCCTGAGCTCACCTCGTGGTTGGCACTGCGCCGCCACAGTGGGAGATCGCGCCTACGCCATCGGTGGTAGTCAGCTGGGAGGTCGTGGGGAGAGGGTGGATGTCCTGGCTGTAGAGTGCTACAGCCCTCACAGCGGGCAGTGGAGCTACTGCGCTCCTCTTCACACAGGCGTGAGCACAGCTGGCATTGCCGTTTTGAACAACAAGCTGTACCTCCTAGGGGGCTGGAATGAGGGTGAGAAGAAGTACAAGAAGTGCATTCAGGTGTACAATGCTGACCTCAATGAATGGACTGAGGACGACGAGTTGCCAGAAGCTACAGTTGGCATTTCATGCTGCGTAGTTACCATACCCAATCGAAAAACATCACGAGAATCTAGAGCCAGTTCAGTTTCATCTGCACCAGTCAGTATATAG
- the gclc gene encoding glutamate--cysteine ligase catalytic subunit isoform X1 yields the protein MGLLSQGNPLNWENTKKYADHIRAHGIIQFVNIYNNLKDRQKDVLKWGDEVEYMLVELDDKNEKVRLVLNGGEVLDTLQGQGEKINPNHPTLWRPEYGSYMIEGTPGQPYGGTMSEFNTVEGNMGKRRREASYVLNQNEILCTITSFPRLGCPGFTQPEYPPTPVENGASKSLFFPDEAINRHPRFSTLTRNIRHRRGEKVAINVPIFKDKCTPSPFVEEFPEDDGESARAALPDHIYMDAMGFGMGNCCLQVTFQACSIDEARYLYDQLATFCPIVMALSAASPFYRGHVSDIDCRWGVISASVDDRTQEERGLKPLKNNKYRIFKSRYDSIDSYLSKCGDKYNDIDLTIDEDIYKQLLGAGIDKLLAQHIAHLFIRDPLCTYEEKLHQDDENESDHFENLQSTNWQTMRFKPPPPNSDIGWRVEFRPMEVQLTDFENAAYVVFVVLLTRVILSYKLDFLIPLSKVDENLKVAQKRNAVQEGMFYFRKDIFKGCNPGLDGTSSAQDGTSSAQNGLEIDGANEEYTLMSIDNIINGKEGVFQGLIPILNCYLENMEVDVDTRCTILNYLKLIKKRASGELMTMAKWMREFVAEHPEYKQDSVISDKINYDLFVRCNRIARGKEQCPELIGNPVNKVK from the exons ATGGGTTTACTGAGTCAAGGGAACCCTCTGAACTGGGAAAATACAAAGAAGTATGCGGATCACATCAGAGCACACGGCATCATTCAGTTTGTCAACATTTACAACAACCTGAAGGACCGGCAGAAGGATGTGCTGAAATGGGGCGATGAG GTTGAGTACATGTTGGTGGAACTGGATGACAAGAATGAAAAGGTTCGACTGGTGCTGAATGGTGGTGAAGTTCTGGATACTCTCCAAGGCCAAGGTGAAAAGATAAATCCCAA cCACCCCACACTTTGGAGACCAGAATATGGCAGTTATATGATTGAAGGAACTCCAGGGCAACCATATGGCGGGACCATGTCGGAGTTCAACACCGTGGAGGGCAAcatgggcaagaggcggcgAGAGGCTTCTTATGTCCTTAaccaaaatgaaattttgtgTACAATCACCTCATTTCCAAG GCTTGGTTGTCCTGGTTTTACGCAGCCTGAATACCCACCAACGCCTGTTGAGAACGGAGCGTCAAAGTCACTGTTTTTCCCAGATGAAGCCATTAACAGACACCCGAGATTCAG CACGCTCACCAGGAACATACGTCACAGACGAGGAGAGAAAGTCGCGATCAATGTGCCCA tCTTCAAAGACAAGTGCACACCATCTCCATTTGTGGAGGAGTTTCCTGAAGATGATGGGGAGTCAGCGAGGGCGGCGCTGCCTGACCACATCTACATGGACGCCATGGGCTTCGGGATGGGCAACTGTTGCCTGCAG GTTACATTCCAAGCTTGCAGCATCGATGAGGCAAGATACCTTTACGACCAACTAGCAACATTCTGTCCGATAGTG ATGGCTCTGAGCGCGGCCTCCCCCTTCTACAGGGGCCACGTGTCAGACATCGATTGTCGCTGGGGGGTTATTTCTGCCTCAGTGGATGACAGGACACAGGAGGAACGTGGACTGAAG cctttaaaaaacaacaaatatcgAATCTTCAAGTCGAGATATGACTCCATCGACAGCTACTTGTCTAAATGTGGCGACAAGTACAATGACATCGATTTGACAATAGACGAGGACATCTACAAGCAGCTGCTGGGTGCAG GAATTGACAAACTACTGGCCCAGCACATTGCTCACCTCTTCATCAGAGATCCGCTGTGCACCTATGAAGAGAAATTACACCAGGATGACGAGAACGAGTCGGACCACTTTGAG AACCTCCAGTCCACTAACTGGCAGACGATGAGGTTCAAACCACCTCCTCCCAACTCAGACATTGGTTGGAGAGTTGAGTTCCGCCCAATGGAG GTGCAGCTCACTGATTTCGAGAATGCGGCCTATGTCGTCTTTGTCGTCCTGCTCACTAGAGTGATCTTGTCCTACAAACTGGACTTCCTCATCCCTTTATCCAAG gTGGATGAAAACCTGAAAGTGGCACAAAAGAGGAATGCCGTACAGGAAGGAATGTTCTACTTCAGAAAGGATATTTTCAAAG GATGCAACCCAGGCCTGGATGGCACCTCCTCGGCCCAGGACGGCACATCTTCGGCccagaacgggttggagattgaCGGAGCTAACGAGGAGTACACGCTAATGAGCATCGACAATATCATCAATGGAAAA GAGGGAGTTTTTCAGGGGCTCATCCCCATCCTTAATTGCTATCTGGAGAACATGGAGGTTGATGTGGACACGAGGTGCACCATTTTGAATTACCTGAAGCTTATCAAGAAGCGCGCCTCAG GCGAGCTGATGACAATGGCCAAGTGGATGCGGGAGTTTGTGGCCGAGCACCCTGAGTACAAGCAGGACAGCGTCATCAGTGACAAGATCAACTACGACCTCTTCGTGAGGTGCAACAGGATTGCCAGGGGCAAAGAACAATGCCCAGAGCTCATTGGGAATCCAGTCAACAAGGTCAAGTGA
- the eloal gene encoding elongin A, like — protein MAGSPEVVKRVLRCKLQLADTAQSATVLKILQKLNNLDITVDVLAETGIGKTVNSFRKHKEAGELAKSLVKGWKKLIPKNSTSHTEDGNTSESLFAKEQIISDQNSSTNGGQPEEELNNNSLTPNTKAVEHLNEKCHTKKINGNPKRKKEKWETHDELDPKKFENAISSLKNAVPEDKCHRSVSKHKKNGLHKFQFDCQVEFQDKSSSGCVVSYLEKNREKSKKKSKPSKESSQDCNGTLSHDKHSTSPDLNDTRQDGSSGISSSWDNPNRKRKKWEKESDSGHELSKPSNKKPKIQENSESEMEAPSMSFESYLNYDENALKKDRSRAKKTSKRIKTIVKEQPFVKPAESPWIPVSPKKMKLESPKDLLHIPLPAFINECDKASNFEYLERKVEKEPDLGDLSEDCTVFTGQRLNKKMAVYSGSKTVFLPAMMSLYQQCIRTLQNNINLLYETGGVPFEILEPVLERCTPQQLLRIEECNPVYVGVTDHLWGKHCHKDFKDAKLQQYESWKEMYVRLSEEREKKFQTLAKKINSDHSKKPKGRQVKMAFIHTVAKPPRDVRIKQEIHGTAVQQPQQPRISVKSQETRSRPSNEPAKTSSSTQDIRKKTRVAPMMAKSLKAFKKQQGRRR, from the exons ATGGCAGGAAGCCCGGAGGTGGTCAAGAGAGTCTTACGCTGCAAACTTCAACTTGCAGACACGGCACAGTCTGCCACG GTTCTCAAAATATTGCAGAAGCTCAACAATCTAGACATCACTGTAGATGTTCTTGCT GAAACTGGAATTGGGAAAACTGTGAATTCCTTTCGCAAGCACAAAGAAGCTGGAGAATTAGCCAAGTCGCTGGTCAAAGGTTGGAAGAAATTAATCCCCAAGAATTCAACAAG TCACACAGAAGATGGAAATACCTCAGAAAGTTTGTTCGCCAAAGAACAAATCATCAGTGACCAAAATAGCTCAACTAATGGAGGTCAGCCAGAGGAGGaattaaataataattcctTAACACCAAATACCAAGGCTGTTgaacatttgaatgaaaaatgccacactaagaaaattaatggaaatcctaaaagaaaaaaggaaaagtgggAAACTCATGATGAGCTTGACCCAAAGAAGTTTGAAAATGCAATCTCGAGTTTGAAAAATGCTGTTCCTGAGGATAAATGTCATCGTTCTGTTTCCAAGCACAAGAAAAATGGACTTCATAAGTTCCAGTTTGACTGCCAAGTAGAATTTCAAGACAAAAGTAGTTCAGGCTGTGTAGTctcttatttggaaaaaaatagagaaaagtCAAAAAAGAAGTCAAAGCCGTCAAAGGAATCCTCACAAGACTGCAACGGAACCTTGTCTCATGACAAACATTCGACATCCCCTGACTTGAATGATACTCGACAGGATGGCTCATCAGGAATATCAAGTAGTTGGGACAACCcaaatagaaaaagaaagaaatgggaGAAAGAAAGTGATTCTGGACATGAGTTGTCAAAACCCTCAAACAAAaagcccaaaatacaagaaaacaGTGAGAGCGAAATGGAGGCGCCATCCATGTCTTTTGAATCGTACTTAAACTATGATGAAAATGCCTTAAAGAAGGATCGATCCAGAGCAAAGAAAACATCCAAAAGGATCAAGACTATCGTAAAGGAGCAGCCTTTTGTAAAACCTGCCGAGTCCCCATGGATACCTGTTTCTCCAAAAAAG ATGAAGTTGGAATCTCCAAAAGACCTGCTTCACATTCCTTTACCTGCTTTTATAAATGAATGTGACAAAGCATCCAATTTTGAATACCTCGAGAGGAAAG ttGAGAAAGAGCCTGATTTGGGGGACCTATCTGAGGACTGCACAGTCTTCACAGGCCAGcggctaaataaaaaaatggccgTTTACTCTGGATCCAAGACAGTTTTCCTCCCTGCCATGATGAGCTTGTACCAGCAGTGTATCCGCACACTGCAAAACAATATTAACT tgcttTATGAAACTGGCGGCGTCCCATTTGAAATCCTTGAGCCAGTGTTGGAGAGATGTACGCCGCAGCAGCTGCTGCGTATTGAGGAATGCAATCCG GTGTACGTCGGCGTGACAGACCACCTGTGGGGGAAACACTGCCACAAAGACTTCAAGGATGCCAAACTTCAGCAGTACGAGTCATGGAAGGAAATGTACGTCAGACTCTCagaggagagggaaaaaaaattccagacactggccaaaaaaatCAACTCTGATCATTCCAAGAAACCCAAAG GTCGACAAGTGAAGATGGCATTTATTCACACTGTTGCTAAGCCACCGAGAGATGTACGTATCAAACAAGAAATCCACGGCACTGCGGTTCAACAGCCTCAGCAGCCCAGGATCAG
- the gclc gene encoding glutamate--cysteine ligase catalytic subunit isoform X2 — protein MLVELDDKNEKVRLVLNGGEVLDTLQGQGEKINPNHPTLWRPEYGSYMIEGTPGQPYGGTMSEFNTVEGNMGKRRREASYVLNQNEILCTITSFPRLGCPGFTQPEYPPTPVENGASKSLFFPDEAINRHPRFSTLTRNIRHRRGEKVAINVPIFKDKCTPSPFVEEFPEDDGESARAALPDHIYMDAMGFGMGNCCLQVTFQACSIDEARYLYDQLATFCPIVMALSAASPFYRGHVSDIDCRWGVISASVDDRTQEERGLKPLKNNKYRIFKSRYDSIDSYLSKCGDKYNDIDLTIDEDIYKQLLGAGIDKLLAQHIAHLFIRDPLCTYEEKLHQDDENESDHFENLQSTNWQTMRFKPPPPNSDIGWRVEFRPMEVQLTDFENAAYVVFVVLLTRVILSYKLDFLIPLSKVDENLKVAQKRNAVQEGMFYFRKDIFKGCNPGLDGTSSAQDGTSSAQNGLEIDGANEEYTLMSIDNIINGKEGVFQGLIPILNCYLENMEVDVDTRCTILNYLKLIKKRASGELMTMAKWMREFVAEHPEYKQDSVISDKINYDLFVRCNRIARGKEQCPELIGNPVNKVK, from the exons ATGTTGGTGGAACTGGATGACAAGAATGAAAAGGTTCGACTGGTGCTGAATGGTGGTGAAGTTCTGGATACTCTCCAAGGCCAAGGTGAAAAGATAAATCCCAA cCACCCCACACTTTGGAGACCAGAATATGGCAGTTATATGATTGAAGGAACTCCAGGGCAACCATATGGCGGGACCATGTCGGAGTTCAACACCGTGGAGGGCAAcatgggcaagaggcggcgAGAGGCTTCTTATGTCCTTAaccaaaatgaaattttgtgTACAATCACCTCATTTCCAAG GCTTGGTTGTCCTGGTTTTACGCAGCCTGAATACCCACCAACGCCTGTTGAGAACGGAGCGTCAAAGTCACTGTTTTTCCCAGATGAAGCCATTAACAGACACCCGAGATTCAG CACGCTCACCAGGAACATACGTCACAGACGAGGAGAGAAAGTCGCGATCAATGTGCCCA tCTTCAAAGACAAGTGCACACCATCTCCATTTGTGGAGGAGTTTCCTGAAGATGATGGGGAGTCAGCGAGGGCGGCGCTGCCTGACCACATCTACATGGACGCCATGGGCTTCGGGATGGGCAACTGTTGCCTGCAG GTTACATTCCAAGCTTGCAGCATCGATGAGGCAAGATACCTTTACGACCAACTAGCAACATTCTGTCCGATAGTG ATGGCTCTGAGCGCGGCCTCCCCCTTCTACAGGGGCCACGTGTCAGACATCGATTGTCGCTGGGGGGTTATTTCTGCCTCAGTGGATGACAGGACACAGGAGGAACGTGGACTGAAG cctttaaaaaacaacaaatatcgAATCTTCAAGTCGAGATATGACTCCATCGACAGCTACTTGTCTAAATGTGGCGACAAGTACAATGACATCGATTTGACAATAGACGAGGACATCTACAAGCAGCTGCTGGGTGCAG GAATTGACAAACTACTGGCCCAGCACATTGCTCACCTCTTCATCAGAGATCCGCTGTGCACCTATGAAGAGAAATTACACCAGGATGACGAGAACGAGTCGGACCACTTTGAG AACCTCCAGTCCACTAACTGGCAGACGATGAGGTTCAAACCACCTCCTCCCAACTCAGACATTGGTTGGAGAGTTGAGTTCCGCCCAATGGAG GTGCAGCTCACTGATTTCGAGAATGCGGCCTATGTCGTCTTTGTCGTCCTGCTCACTAGAGTGATCTTGTCCTACAAACTGGACTTCCTCATCCCTTTATCCAAG gTGGATGAAAACCTGAAAGTGGCACAAAAGAGGAATGCCGTACAGGAAGGAATGTTCTACTTCAGAAAGGATATTTTCAAAG GATGCAACCCAGGCCTGGATGGCACCTCCTCGGCCCAGGACGGCACATCTTCGGCccagaacgggttggagattgaCGGAGCTAACGAGGAGTACACGCTAATGAGCATCGACAATATCATCAATGGAAAA GAGGGAGTTTTTCAGGGGCTCATCCCCATCCTTAATTGCTATCTGGAGAACATGGAGGTTGATGTGGACACGAGGTGCACCATTTTGAATTACCTGAAGCTTATCAAGAAGCGCGCCTCAG GCGAGCTGATGACAATGGCCAAGTGGATGCGGGAGTTTGTGGCCGAGCACCCTGAGTACAAGCAGGACAGCGTCATCAGTGACAAGATCAACTACGACCTCTTCGTGAGGTGCAACAGGATTGCCAGGGGCAAAGAACAATGCCCAGAGCTCATTGGGAATCCAGTCAACAAGGTCAAGTGA